GGTCGGGGTGAGTGGACATGAAGGAGAGCCGCGGCTGATAGGGGCGGCCGCCGATCTCGGCGGTGACGTCGCGCACGAGTCCGCGGCGGGCGTTTTCGTAGATCCAGTCGGTGAAGTAGTGCAGGCGGTCGGTATAGTCGGTGATGACGGCCGTGCGGTAACGTAGGCGGGAGAGTTCGCGGAGGTAAACGTCAAACGTCGGCGTGGGACTTTGGGCGGTGCGGGCTAAGGCGACGGCCGACTCGACGAGCGTGGTGCAATCCCATTCGCGGAGGTTGATCACTAAGCGTTCCGGCTCCCGTTCGAGCGTGGAGGCGACGTAGGGACGGCCGACGAAGTATCGCGCGGCGGCGAGTGTGGCGTCGCCGACGGGGCGCGGGCTGGTGACAGATCGGAGTGTCCCCATGCAGCCGTTGAAGGCGGTCATATCTTCCACGGAAAACGTCAAGTTTCCCGACCAATCGTCTGCCGAACTCGACGCGATCGCCCACCAGGCGCAGAGCAAGATGCTGATCACACGTTTCATCGCCGACCCTCCTTCGGTTGCGGTTCGTCGTCCTTCGGTTTTCCGTCGAGCAGCTCCTGGAGCTTCAGCATTTCGTCGCGGTATTGGGCTGCCTCGATGAACTCCAGTTTGCGAGCCGCCTCCGTCATCCGACGGCGCGCGCGTTCGATGGCCTTTTCAAGTTGTGGACGCGTCATGTAGCTCACTACCGGCTCGGCAACGAGCGAGGGTTCGGGCTCGGTGTAGGCGTAGGGCACGGCGGATGCTTGTGCGCGATCGCCCAGCACGGAGGCGGAGCTCTGTTTGATGGCGGTGCGGGGGGTGATGCCGTGTGCGC
The sequence above is drawn from the Tannerella serpentiformis genome and encodes:
- a CDS encoding N-acetylmuramoyl-L-alanine amidase-like domain-containing protein, encoding MKRVISILLCAWWAIASSSADDWSGNLTFSVEDMTAFNGCMGTLRSVTSPRPVGDATLAAARYFVGRPYVASTLEREPERLVINLREWDCTTLVESAVALARTAQSPTPTFDVYLRELSRLRYRTAVITDYTDRLHYFTDWIYENARRGLVRDVTAEIGGRPYQPRLSFMSTHPDRYAALRSHPTRVNLLRVKEAEISARTGYALLPTAAIPSAAGYLRDGDIVCFVTNVPGLDISHVGIICRRGRTVTFVHASSSAGRVIVEPTSLHAYAARNPRTIGIMVVRPVD